A part of Crassostrea angulata isolate pt1a10 chromosome 5, ASM2561291v2, whole genome shotgun sequence genomic DNA contains:
- the LOC128186145 gene encoding uncharacterized protein LOC128186145, which yields MMGYRGSCELKTLLLLFVFFSLFVETCVAINVTTEDPNEETTIEESITTTTTTTTTIVTTTTEDETTTDVETTAESSDVTNINTGSEETTTSSSNNDVTTSDDITTDDDTTGSDENSSEENPTTESSISSTEDDDTSESTDDVTSTIESSTVEVTTVMETTAETTSDLQLNPNKSDSEKSEANVLVIAIAVVICMSAIVGVTALVYKSAMKPKIEDFEYDPEEHSGIKTNPFDENGMIMWYENSQVAPFMTELTIIKTPIESVPEPETLEDQSQPKGQQKRHPRKPKRRKPRRKIISIYD from the exons ATGATGGGATATCGGGGTTCTTGTGAATTGAAAACATTGCTgcttttgtttgtgtttttctCATTATTTGTAG AGACATGTGTGGCAATAAATGTTACAACAGAGGACCCTAACGAAGAGACAACAATAGAGGAATCCAttacgacaacaacaacaacaacaacaacaatagtTACTACAACAACTGAGGATGAAACAACCACAGATGTCGAGACAACTGCCGAAAGCTCTGATGTCACAAATATTAATACAGGGTCTGAAGAGACAACGACTTCTTCTTCAAACAACGACGTGACTACGAGTGACGACATTACGACAGATGACGACACAACAGGAAGTGACGAAAACTCGTCAGAGGAAAATCCTACAACAGAATCATCGATATCATCAACAGAGGACGATGACACATCAGAGAGcactgatgacgtcacttctaCCATAGAAAGCAGCACTGTTGAGGTCACCACGGTCATGGAAACAACAGCTGAGACCACTAGCGACTTACAACTGAATCCAAATAAATCGGACAGCGAAAAAA GCGAAGCCAATGTTCTTGTTATTGCCATTGCTGTTGTAATTTGTATGTCAGCGATTGTTGGGGTTACGGCTTTGGTATACAAGTCAGCCATGAAACCAAAG ATAGAAGATTTTGAATACGACCCGGAGGAACACAGTGGCATCAAAACAAATCCATTCGATGAGAATGGAATGATAATGTGGTACGAAAATTCTCAGGTGGCGCCATTTATGACAGAACTCACGATAATCAAAACTCCCATAGAAAGCGTACCCGAGCCAGAAACCCTGGAGGATCAATCCCAACCGAAGGGCCAACAGAAAAGACATCCCAGAAAACCGAAACGACGAAAACCTCGACGGAAAATCATTTCCATATACGACTGA
- the LOC128186146 gene encoding baculoviral IAP repeat-containing protein 7-B-like yields MSGAYRKNIDHSFHHPYYQSFERRIQRFKNWTGSVDPRLLARAGFFYTDREDYVICFACGIGVKNWDSSCDPWSEHQKYKPKCPFLQTGLKDYRREIEASKFTTFEERLKSFTELWPGTEFQDPVQMANAGFYYLGVCDHVKSFCCNIHLRSWCPEDIPIREHSRWSPDCDYVKERLMTENLGKQKCLFEEDKTTTKIGKETIVKKKAKAGDLEEDFCEAEIHSINELGQGLSIRTEDYGNHFEMETICTTSINELRKPLLKKV; encoded by the exons ATGTCTGGAGCTTATCGGAAGAATATCGATCATTCATTCCATCATCCATATTATCAGTCATTTGAAAGGCGGATTCAGAGATTTAAAAATTGGACCGGGAGTGTTGATCCACGTCTGTTAGCCCGTGCTGGCTTCTTTTACACAG ATAGAGAGGATTATGTGATATGCTTCGCGTGTGGAATTGGGGTTAAGAATTGGGACAGTTCCTGTGATCCTTGGAGCGAGCACCAGAAGTACAAGCCAAAGTGTCCGTTCCTGCAGACGGGCTTAAAAGACTACAGGAGAGAGATAGAG GCATCGAAGTTCACGACGTTTGAAGAACGGTTGAAGTCTTTCACTGAGCTATGGCCTGGGACGGAGTTTCAGGATCCAGTTCAAATGGCAAACGCTGGGTTTTACTATCTCG GTGTTTGTGATCATGTCAAAAGCTTCTGTTGCAACATTCATCTTCGTTCGTGGTGTCCCGAGGACATTCCGATAAGGGAACATTCCCGATGGAGTCCGGATTGTGATTACGTCAAAGAACGCCTGATGACAGAAAACTTGGGAAAACAG AAATGTCTTTTTGAAGAAGACAAAACAACAACGAAAATTGGGAAAGAAACGATCGTGAAAAAGAAAGCCAAGGCAGGAGATCTAGAAG aGGACTTCTGTGAAGCAGAAATACATTCTATCAACGAACTGGGCCAGGGGCTGTCCATCCGAACTGAAGATTATGGAAACCATTTTGAAATGGAGACCATTTGCACCACGTCTATCAACGAACTTAGAAAACCTCTGCTGAAAAAAGTTTAA
- the LOC128184343 gene encoding uncharacterized protein LOC128184343, producing MINSFIVWCGARIYNTDTMNSFRNLWRLASLAMANTINSARTVVPLVAKEHLEEDDKVEKLCDEFWEWRMKESPEFASYCGDQRYCDLLDDIDTEAFKGFEEDVKEMAKKAEEIEWNKLSKSGKANLYLLKDQFDTFIDGMEHKGWYFPINFMDGLHADIPKVISTCPRQSEEDFVKFNKRLECYAKKAQQVIQILREALENGYAFHMYSVEMVPEQIQEMITEELTPDKDVFLTPYLDATPDIVDPETSEKLLEEAKEIILTKVRPAFKELAEYIEKEYLPNTREDVAHTSLPDGEALYQSCLDFHLSTSMTAKEVFELGLEEVDRIEKAMKRVTKEEGYGDDIQKFKEDISKKEEFHFKTGEELLEYVNDICFKKIQPKLKKIFKFFPESPLIIEEVPPIMDTGDTAFYFNGSPDGSRPGVYYIGTSHLDAIPKYEIMALSLHEGEPGHHFQGMYAMESEDIHPFRRCLCDINYSRSPSRFPMNTAFLEGWGLYSEFLGEELDLYEDNYSLFGRYCMEMLRAVRLVVDPGIHAFGWSFDQALDFMIEKTFMDPKMLEVECKRYVTFPGQACAYKVGELKLKQLRKKAKSALGDKFDIKDFHDVVLQCGAVPLKFLEYEVNEYIKEELETLMTLESLED from the exons ATGATCAATTCATTCATTGTATGGTGTGGTGCTCGAATTTACAACACAGACACCATGAACAGCTTCAGAAACTTATGGCGTTTGGCATCTTTAGCGATGGCCAACACTATTAACTCGGCAAGAACTGTTGTACCG TTGGTAGCTAAAGAACACTTGGAAGAAGATGATAAAGTGGAGAAACTGTGTGATGAATTCTGGGAATGGAGGATGAAAGAGAGTCCAGAGTTTGCCTCCTACTGTGGGGATCAGCGGTACTGTGATTTATTGGACGACATCGATACAGAGGCATTCAAAGGCTTTGAG gaGGATGTCAAAGAAATGGCAAAGAAAGCTGAGGAAATAGAATGGAATAAATTATCCAAGTCTGGCAAAGCTAATCTATATTTGCTGAAGGACCAGTTTGATACATTCATTGATGGAATGGAACACAAGGG CTGGTACTTTCCAATAAATTTTATGGATGGTCTGCATGCAGATATTCCAAAAGTCATTAGTACGTGTCCGAGGCAGTCGGAAGAGGACtttgtaaaattcaataaaagatTGGAATGTTACGCCAAAAAA gCTCAACAAGTGATACAGATTCTGCGGGAAGCGTTAGAAAATGGATATGCTTTTCATATGTACTCTGTG GAAATGGTTCCAGAACAGATCCAGGAAATGATCACGGAGGAACTGACTCCAGACAAAGATGTATTCTTGACTCCTTACCTGGATGCCACTCCAGATATCGTTGATCCAGAAACCAG tgaaaaattACTAGAAGAGGCAAAGGagattattttaacaaaagtcCGACCAGCCTTCAAGGAACTAGCCGAGTACATTGAAAAA GAGTATCTCCCTAACACACGAGAGGATGTTGCCCACACCTCCCTTCCCGATGGGGAAGCCCTCTACCAGTCGTGTCTGGACTTCCACCTCTCCACCAGCATGACCGCCAAGGAAGTCTTTGAACTTGGTCTGGAGGAAGTGGACAGGATCGAGAAGGCCATGAAGAGAGTCACCAAGGAAGAGGGGTATGgtgacgacatccaaaaattcAAAGAAGACATATCCAAGAAAGAAGAGTTCCATTTTAAAACGGGG GAGGAGCTATTGGAATATGTGAATGACATTTGCTTCAAGAAAATTCAGCCCAAACTGAAAAAGATCTTCAAATTCTTTCCTGAATCTCCCCTGAT aattgagGAAGTTCCTCCAATAATGGATACTGGAGACACAGCATTCTACTTCAATGGATCTCCGGATGGATCCAGACCTGGAGTGTACTACATTGGAACATCACATCTGGATGCAAT TcctaaatatgaaataatgGCCCTGAGTTTGCATGAAGGAGAGCCAGGCCATCATTTTCAG GGAATGTATGCTATGGAGTCTGAAGATATCCATCCATTCAGACGATGTCTATGTGACATCAACTACTCAAGGTCTCCAAGTAGATTTCCAATGAACACAGCATTTCTAGAG GGTTGGGGTTTATACTCGGAGTTTCTAGGCGAGGAGCTAGACCTCTATGAAGACAACTATTCCCT GTTTGGAAGATACTGCATGGAGATGCTAAGAGCGGTCAGGCTTGTTGTTGATCCAGGGATTCATGCATTTGG aTGGTCTTTCGATCAAGCTTTGGattttatgattgaaaaaaCCTTCATGGACCCCAAGATGCTAGAAGTGGAATGCAAGCGATATGTAACCTTTCCGGGACAAGCTTGTGCATACAAAGTGGGAgagttgaaattaaaacaacttaGAAAGAAAGCTAAAAGTGC